The Dermochelys coriacea isolate rDerCor1 chromosome 7, rDerCor1.pri.v4, whole genome shotgun sequence sequence TCTAATATCCCTCAATGACTCTCAGCTTAGCTATGCTTCCAGTTGGGTTTTCCATCTCACTCTGCGATCTCAGAGTATAACTGagttcttccttccccccccccgctccccgcatgCATCACCCTGTCTCCCACTTACACCTATGCAACCCTATGGGAGTGCAGaaagttcaaagaagagccacgagaatgatcaAGTGATTGGAAGCCATGCCTAACAGtaacagactcaaggagctcaatcggTTTAGCTGATGAAAGAGACTGTTAAGGGGTGACGATCACCATCTCTAAATACCTATATGGGAAACAGATATTTGATATTAGAGGCtgcttcagtctagcagacaaaaccATAACAAGAGctaatggctagaagttgaaaaTGGACAGCCTTAGACTAGCATTAAAGGTGcatatttttaacagggagggtaattaaacactggaacaacttacccagggttagggtggattctccatcactggcaaatgttaaaaatcacaattggctgtttttctaaaagacctgctctagttcaaacaggaacgAATTCAGGGAAGTCCCATGGCCTCTGTTATCCAGGTCAGCAGGATGATCACTTGGGGAATGGACGCTGTTAATAGGCCTCTTGTGGCTATCCATAAAAACTGTCCTTCTGCGCTATTCAGTTATCTTGGCTGTTCCCTATAGCCCCATGCAGATACTTTGGCAATATAAAAACACAGCCGTGGTCCCTTCTCGGAGCTCTGATGTTTGGCGTCCTCTCTAGCTCCTTCCTCCCCGAGTACGCAGTAAACCAGGCAAGAATTCCGCAGGGGAGGATGGCTCTGAGAAGTGGGTTTTAAGGAGAGAGATCCAGTGGTGTTGGCTCCCTACTGATTCAGGGGGAAGACCACCCCTCTACTGGATTTtcaacaccacttcctgcagcacttcGCAGCTCTTCCTGCAATGTGTTGCTGAACTAGCCCGAGGCTACTTAGCTCATGAGAGCTGCCCAGATCCCTGCACAAGCAAGCTGGTCCCCATGGAGTTTATCTGCACTAAGGAAGGTTtcttgtttcttgactttagcaaagcttttgacacggtctcccacagcattcttgtcagcaagttaaggaagtatgggctggatgaatgcactataaggtgggtagaaagctggctagattgtcgggctcaacgggtagtgatcaatggctccatgtctagttggcagctggtgtcaagtggagtgccccaggggtcggtcctggggcccgttttgttcaatatcttcataaatgatctggaggatggtgtggattgcactctcagcaaatttgcggatgatactaaactgggaggagtggtagatacgctggaggggagggataggatacagaaggacctagacaaattggaagattgggccaaaagaaatctaatgaggttcaataaggataagtgcagggtcctgcacttaggatggaagaatccaatgcaccgctacagactagggaccgaatggctcggcagcagttctgcggaaaaggacctaggggtgacagtggatgagaagctggatatgagtcagcagtgtgcccttgttgccaagaaggccaatggcattttgggatgtataagtaggggcatagcgagcagatcgagggacgtgatcgttcccctctattcgacactggtgaggcctcatctggagtactgtgtccagttttgggccccacactacaagaaggatgtggataaattggaaagagtacagcgaagggcaacaaaaatgattaggggtctagagcacatgacttacgaggagaggctgagggagctgggattgtttagtctgcagaagagaagaatgaggggggatttgatagctgctttcaactacctgaaagggggtttcaaagaggatggctctagactgttctcaatggtagcagatgacagaacgaggagtaatggtctcaagttgcaatgggggaggtttagattggatattaggaaaaactttttcactaagagggtggtgaagcactggaatgcgttacctagggaggtggtagaatctccttccttagaggtttttaaggtcaggcttgacaaagccctggctaggatgatttaactgggacttggtcctgctttgagcagggggttggactagatgaccttctggggtcccttccaaccctaatattctatgattctatgattctatgaagggctCATGATTATTAAAGCACTGAATTAGGACTCTGAagtcctgggttcaagtcccacctTTGACCAGTCTCTTACTCCTTGAATggtccccatctgtacaatggggtcaAAATCTTCCTTTGTCTAACTGGATTGTAAATGGTTAGGGGCCAGGATTGGCTCTCACGATGCAGCTGTACAGCACGTGCTGCAATGGGGCCACAATCTCACCTGGGGCCTCTAGCTGCTACCGTAATGCACATAACAATAAGAAAGTCTTGCCACACATCCtggcaaagtttcagagtagcagccgtgttagtctgtattcgcaaaaagaaaaggagtaccccaGCAAACCCCCAGCAATATCAATATGGGTTGTGGGTTTGGCAGGCAGGGAGGATCAGCATTGCCGCATAGAGTCAGAGCAAACCTAGGAAGAGTTACCTTTGTcaggatgcaaaaagaaaaggagtacttgtggcaccttagagactaacaaatttatttgagcataagctttcgtgagctgcagctcacttcatcggatgcatttggagattttataaatctccccactgtattttccaccaaatgcatctgatgaagtgagctgtagctcatgaaagcttatgctcaaataaatttgttagtctctaaggtgccacaagtactccttttctttttgcatcctgGCAAAGGTAACTCTTCCTAGGTCTGACCCTATGAGGCAATGCTGATCCTCCCTGCCTGCCAAACCCACAACCCATATTGATATTGCTGGGGGTTTGCTGGGATTTTTAGGAGCTTGCAAAGACCAGCTCAATTAGCCAAACTTACTAAAGACAGATTCTGCTCTCGCTGTGCTGGCAGCTGGGAGGCTGGCTGTGTTCCAGCTCAAGCAAGTGGTTATCTTCCAACCTATTGATAACACAGCCCTCCGCAAGGCAACAGGCAACCCCAAGCCAAGGCAATGTCAGCGAAAGCCCTTATAAAGGACCATGCCTCACTTGCTCCAGGGAGAGCCGACAGCCACAGCGAAGGACGATGGTCCCACTCCTGGGAGTGCTGCTCCTGGTGCTGGCGCTCCTCTCCTTCTGGAGACTGGCAAAGGGGAAAGCAGAGCCCAAGCCCAAGTACCCCAGGAGcctgccctccctgcccatcATCGGGAGCCTGCTGCACCTGACCGGTAACCGCCAGTTCCATCTCCTCTTACACAACCTGCAGAAGAAATACGGCAGCCTCTACTCCCTGCAGATGGGCTCCCAGTACATGGTGGTGGTGAACCACTACCTGCATGCCAAGGAGGTGCTGCTGAAGAAGGGAAAGACCTTCGCTGGCCGGCCCCACACCGTAAGTAACCCACACGGCCCTGTCCCtctagctgcctgggagagaaagGCAGCAAAGCCTAGAGAGTAGAGCACAGGGGTGGTagacctggattctagtcccagcCAGCTTGGAGTCCTTGTGCAAGGCACTTCTCTgctctgcgcctcagtttccccatctctaaaagcaGGGAGATAATACCCCACCTTGCAGTGCTTTGAGGTCATTGAATGACAGGTGCTAAACACACTAGGGCAATGGGTCAGACCCTTTCCACTATGGTGATCCCcacatttcccctccttcccatctAGCCAGAAAGAAGGGGAGGGGTGATTGTgagacccatccacccccagacTCCCCAACCAGTTCATAGCCCCCAGCTTGAGGTCCCACACAGGGGGGAACCATGCTCCTGTTAACCCTTGAGCTGCTGTGCAGGAACTAAAGCCTCTTTACTCATATGGGTGGCACCCTCATGACAAAGGTGGCTGGTTCTCGGGGTACCCAGGCTCGTGAGTCACCTGGTTACCCCCCAACCTCCAGCATACAGGAATCCTGCATGGGTTTAGCTGGAGGCCAGCTCCTAACACCGCCAGCCTGTTAGCCAGCCAAGCACTCTCCTCCGGGCTAGGCCTTACTTTGACTTGCAGGGCAACAATAGGTGCATCCCACTCCCCACATCCCTTTGAAGTGTTGCCCTGGGCTagccagcccctgacactggctacacTCAGAAATCCCAGGCTTGCTGTCCCCAAAGGCACAGTATATGCACCAGATGGTCAGATTCAGCCCCAAACGAGCACTTGATTTAACAGCCCAGAActacatttatagtgaaaacacaACTAAGTTTATTATCAGAGTTTAGAGCTTCAGGAGGTGGTGAGTAAGGAGCCTGGAAACAAAGAgttacacataaaacaaaatgattaCCATGCTTTCCAGAGACTAACTCACAGGTTCACCTCCTGCCTacagcagtttttctcaccccaaatTTTGACCAAGGCTGGTTCTGATCCAGTTTTCAGGGGAAATAAATGCACTGCctgtttacttcctaggtgcaggagAAGGGGGTGTCCTCTTTGTCTTCTCCGTGCATCCCCAAAGTTAATTATCTGTCCTCAGAAGCAGTATCACCCCTCACCCCACTGTCGCTTGTTTTTTCTGTGTGCTCTTCCCTGTTGTGTTTGTGTCTCTCTGTTGACTTGGAATGTCGATCTGCACCCATAGTGTTAGCTTCCTATGCTTTATTTACACGCCGACAGAGAAACAGGGGAACAAACATCCTTtctctgacagaaaacctgtctGGCCAACACTGTCTTGATACAGACGTTAAAACGTATTTCCAGTCTCTGTGCATAACGCCTCACATAGTCTCTGTACATATATGTCACAACGCCtctgatgaccagtgtgaccccGGCTTTCCCTTTAGACCTCACcagacattctttggtgaaccagaatctACAGGCCAGAATCCAGCTATGCCTGTAACCCCTTGTCAGCTGGCACTGAGAGGGTGTCGTGGGTCACAGTAGGGTTACTTCAGTATGGGACAGTAATGACCCCACCGCGGCAGCATCTCTACTCACAGCTGGCTCCTGAAGGCCACTCAGCTTTTCCCCCCCTTTGCTTTATTTATCCCCACAACATCAGAGTGATCCTGCTGACCCAGGCTGCAGGTCCAGGGACATGTATGTGTCCCTGAGGAACCTCCTGTCCTGACCACATTCCCTTTCTGGTTTCAATGGAGGAGGGCACGCCACTTCTTGTCCCAAACTGTTGGGTGGGACTGGCATGCACTGTTAAAGTGGGGCTGcgttccatcccagaggtggctgcatttcagtgctgggttaAGTTGCTCTGGTGCCTGCATAACATGCAAAGCGCTCGTAGATGCTCTGGGATGAAATGTGCTCTAGGAATGGTTTCACTGACTCTGTGTAGGGCTTTACACACCCCCAAAGGGCCAAACTTACCATTGGTCCAAGAGGTGTGCAAAAGGTGCAGTTCTGCCAGCCCCAGTGGCGTTGAACCTGTGTAGGGCCAGaaagtgtggggtgggaggaggaggactcTGTGGAGGTAAAAGACTGCTCCCCCAACCCTAACCAATCAGACTGGAACTGCAGCCAAGTGTGCAGGGCAGGAAAACATACTCCCACGCCACGCTGCCACTCCATCAGCCCTGTAACTCCAGCTGCACACAGGACAAAGCTCAGGCACCAAACCCCAGAGACCTGCGGGCCAGAGGCCAGGCTGGCCCATTTTCTCCCCTGTCGAATCCCAGCCGTGCCATTCCTTAAATATCCAGAGGGGGCCTCCAGTGCCCAAGACAAGGTGCTCCTGTGTGCCGTGCAGGTTACAGGCACTGTCCCCATTGTTCACCCCGCAGCGCTCTGGACTTGGAGGCAGCCCCATGAGTCCTCCCTGGCCATGCAGAGCATTAGACCTTGGCTCAGCCGTTTGGGCCCGGGAggagctgggcactgcacagcTGCTTCAGGTCAGCTCCAATGCCCAGGGTGGCCAggcctgcagggaagcaggatgGGCTAAAGCAGGGTGCAGAAGTGGCAAGGTGACATTGCTGGCTCCCaggccaggctcccccccccccgcccgtctCACAGTCCTGCCAGCAGAGGAGATTGCTATGTCCCTCTCTTCGTCCTCAGGTGACCACAGACATTCTGACCAGGAACGGCAAAGACATCGCCTTCGCCACCTACAGCCCGCACTGGAAATTCCTGCGCAAGCAAGTGCATGCGTCACTCTCCATGTTCGGAAAAGGGACGCTGGCCCTGGAGAAAATCCGTAAGTGTCACTTCCCTGCCTCTGCATCTAGGGAGGCCGGCCAACTGCggcagaggggaaggatgggCTAGCAGGTAGGGTGAAGTGCTGGCAGCCAGGAGAAGTGGGTTAtattccctgctcctccacagattccttgggcaagtcacagtgGTGCTCTTAGACTCAGTTTCTCCCATCTGTTCATTGACCTACCCCATATGTTTGAGGCCTTCATCTACAGGGGGGAACGGGACTATAGCTGGGCAAAGGATTATCATCACCTAGGGACATTTAAAGTGCTAAATGTGCTGCCTTTTCATCCTGTGCTAACTCCCCCTCGCCCacagttgtgtgtgtgagagtgagtggTGGTGGGTGGACAGGCGTGGCATGGAGGTAGAGGAGTTATCCCACTACCTGGTCCTCACCTGCtacatccctcccccatccccaggcttGTCTGGGGCCAATTGCCATCAAACCCTAGGGGGAATCTGGGTGCTTCACATTTGCCACCCTAAACTAATTACATGGCAAAGGttacccctccccccgcacacctcctcatcaattccaacccacagctcccccaggcctgggctccctgcaCACGCAGTACTGCCAGTACCGCCCAATCCCACCCTGCAGGCCCagtgctatcccagccctgggctctgcatATCACAGCTCTGCTGACATTCCTTAATCACGACTAGGGCCCTGCGAAAAGCAAGATTTCACTGCCTGCGCAGAAATCACAGCATTAGCCCTGAACTGTGACTTTTCCAACAGCGGGGTGGTGGAAGTGGCCATCCATGTGTGCTGGTCTTGTGCTCGGTGGGGCTCGTAGCATGGCAGTGTCACAGCAGAGCAGCAGTTCGGAGGGGGTCAGCAGCCGGTTGTAGGCGAGGCACATAGCTAGTGGCACCGCTGCTTGGAAAACGAGCTACGAGCCACAGCGAGCATGAGATCAGCCCACATGGATACTTGGTACTGCTGCCTTCCTGCAGGGAAATCACATCAGTCTGGGGAGGACTTGGTGGCTGCACTTATTCTGGGAAAATCGATACTTTACCCGTGATGCTgcctggaatttttaaaaaattatccacGAGTTTTCCTGGGCCTGACTTATGAGCTGGGACACATCTTGCTTTTCCAGTCTCATCTTCCTTGCCTCCCgcacagcccccctgctattccagtcacGGACTCCTCCAACAGCGCTGCCAATACCCCtcgatcccgacccacagccccctgctattccagtcatgGGATCCCCCCACAGCGCTGCCAATACCCCtcgatcccgacccacagccccctgctattccagtcatgGGCTCCTCCCACAGCGCTGCCAATACCCCtcgatcccgacccacagccccctgctattccagtcatgGGCTCCTCCCACAGCGCTGCCAATACCCCtcgatcccgacccacagccccctgctattccagtcatgGGATCCCCCCACAGCGCTGCCAATACCCCtcgatcccgacccacagccccctgctattccagtcatgGGCTCCTCCCACAGCGCTGCCAATACCCCtcgatcccgacccacagccccctgctattccagtcatgGGCTCCTCCCACAGCGCTGCCAATACCCCtcgatcccgacccacagccccctgctattccagtcacGGACTCCTCCCACAGCGCTGCCAATACCCCtcgatcccgacccacagcccccctgctattccagtcacGGACTCCTCCCACAGCGCTGCCAATACCCCtcgatcccgacccacagccccctgctattccagtcacGGACTCCTCCCACAGCGCTGCCAATACCCCTcgatcctgacccacagcccccctgctattccagtcatgGGCTCCTCCCACAGCGCTGCCAATACCCCtcgatcccgacccacagccccctgctgttccagtcaTGGGATCCCCCCACAGCGCTGCCAATACCCCTcgatcctgacccacagcccccctgctattccagccctgtgCACGACATGCCCCCCCCTTAGTCCAGTTCGAGCTACCTCACCCCAGTTGTGCTGACACATCCCAGGCTCAATGCTCTTTCCCCACTTGCTAGGCCCCGGTGCTCACCAGATGCACCACCATCTCTCCCCTTCCTTCTAGTCTGCCGGGAAGCTGCCTCCTTGTGCGAGACTCTCAGCAGTTTGCAGGACGTCCTCTTGGACATGGCCCCGGAGCTCAACCGAGCCGTCACCAATGTGGTGTGCTCGCTGTGCTTCAACTCCTGCTACAGGCGAGGGGACCCCGAGTTTGAGGCCATGCTGCAGTATAATCAAGGCATCGTGGACACGGTGGGCCAAAAGAGCCTGGTGGACATTttcccctggctgcaggtgagagctggagggggtggtggaagaggggaGATGGTCAGTCGCTCTTAGTCCACCTCTAATTTGCCCCTCCTCGCTCTTCACTGGCCAAAGTGGGTTGGCTGGGACTCTCCTAGTAGCCCATAGAACCTCTCTCTGCTCAGCACCAGGGTGGCTGGAGCTGCACCAGGCATgaattcactgaagtcagtgggtgacTATAGAATTGTCGCTACGTTCATTGGGAGGTCGGTAAAACGACGTCCAGTGGCCAGTTGATGACCTTGGTACGTTGGTGGATttgcacaaaacacagagcacACAAAACACCAGCACTTAACAGAAGCACCAGGCAAAGGTTGTCGTCTTGCTCCCTGAAGGACATTCCCCAGCTCACTGCTGCAGCAATGTGCTCGCTCTCAAACATCGCTAGACATTTGTAGTTGTTGCTACCTACCCTAGCCATTCAAAAGGAGAAGAAGTGGGTGACTTTGGACCACAGCGTTTCGCTGCCCATACAAGGCACCTGACACTAAGGGTCCTATGGACCCCGGTGAGCCACCCGCCCCCCTCTAGCTGGACCTGCTGGGAGACCCAGGGCTCTGGAGAAACAGGGCTAGTTTGGGACCGGGGGGGGACTTGCTCTGGATTGGGATACACACCTGCCACAGATGAAGTGGAGTGAATGGGTGTCACCGCTGGTTGTTCCTCCTGCAGATTTTTCCCAACAAGGACCTGGCGTTGCTGAGGAGTTGCATCGAGGTCAGAGACCGACTGCTGCAGAAGAAGTTCAAGGAACACAAGGTAGGTGGCTCAGTGTGGCCGCTCACAGGCTGCCCAGACATGGGGCCGGGCCTGGGGAGGGGCTCAGACCTGGGACCCAGCCGCTGGGCAGGGGGATGTATTGCTTCAATCTGCACCTCACGTTTCCAAATCATTGAGGCCCTGCCAGCCCCAGTGCTGCATCCCTCCTTGCTGATCTGTCCCCAGGCAGCAGGAGCCCCACTGACCAGCTACCTGCATGACCCAGGGGATGGGAGCCCACATCACCTGCTGTGACTGGTGGGGCTGTATGAAGGGAGGGGTTTACAAGTGCTCCCCCACCCATAACAATCCTCACCTTACTCTAAGGAaaagaaacttttcccacacCCTCAGTGCTTGGTGTACAGTGGGGAGGGAGTTACAGCATGGGATTGCCTGCTCCAGCACCCTGCTGCtaccccagtcctgggctccccacgcTCAGCTCTGCCACCGAACCCCACACTGGAGTGGATAGAATAAAAACGTCCTGCAGCAGCGCAGATCTAGGTccaatttccagctctgctgctgacccagTGTGCAGCCTGCGCCAAGTCACGGACccgccccatgcctcagtttcccacctgtaacaTGAGGCTAATGATACTTCCCAGCCACATTGACAGGCCTAGGgttctgctgctggcctgctgagtgactgtGGGCAGGTCAtgtcccctccctgtgcctcagattccccatctgtaaaatggggctaatagtaCTGCCCCCCTCCtttgcaaagcattgtgaggcctACTGGGGAGAGTGAGGTGTTATTATCCAGGATTAGTATTGTTACTCAGTCATTTCCCAGGCAAGGCTGAATGTTGCCCTTGTCCCCAGCCCCCActgggcgggggaagggagtgctggggaggtgggaggtTTAGCCACAGGTGGGGGGCAAAGAAGCTGCTCCTGTCCATCTTGAATGGCCACCTTCACATGGCTTGGAGTGTCAAGCCCACACCTCCTCATCCACTCCTGGTGGGGGTCtctctggctggggaggggacagcCACCCCCCTAAGCCCATCGGATCTCCCCAGCGTATGAACTGACGCTGAGGAGTAGAGGGGGGCCAGGAGGGGCCCGGCTGCTCAGCTCCCCTTGTGGCCACCTCTGACCCCTGCTGTCCTGCCCCCCTTGCAGGAAGCGCTGGGCAGTGACTCGGCCAATGACCTGATGGATGCCCTGCTGCGCACCCAGCTCAACATGGAGAACAACAACAGCCGGCTGGCCCTACCCCTGGAGCTGACAGACGACCATATCCTCATGACCGTGGCCGACATCTTCGGGGCGGGCGTCGAGACCACTAGCACCGTGCTCAAGTGGGCTGTGCTCTACCTGCTCCACTACCCGGAGGTGCGCgtgtcccccctgcccccatggcccttccgccccacacccacccccaaGCACAGAGCCTGCTGGAGAAGAGCGCTCAGATTGCCTTTCTAGggtgctccctgctccaggccattCCTGGAgtggccccagggctggctgtTGAACATGGAGGGCGGGATAAGCGTGTCCCCAGTGGCCTGGTCCCCAGGCATTTCCTGTTTGTCCTAGACTAATAACCTCCTCTGGAGTAGCTACCCCTTACCTGGCTTGGGCTAGGGTCCCGCTCAATGACGCCGGGGTCCCTGGAAACCCCGCTAGACCCAGTCGAGCATTTAACAGCGGTTGTTTGGCCCACAAATCCTTCACATTTGTCCTGCTTGGAGGGGCCAAACAGGCGGTTTTGGGTCAATGTTGTGACAAAGCCGGGCCCCGCCGAGACCTATCGATTGGGGCTCTGCTGCGCACCAAGCTAGGGACAGAATTCAGACAGTCCTaacagagaatctccattagctttTGGCCTTACAGGGCCCAGGACACACAGTGAGGATCCTGATTCGATCCACTAGGGGGCAGTAGTATACATACTCTACCCAGGTCATTTAGTAGCTGGACCAAAGTGCCATGCTTTGCCATAGGGAGACCTGTAGCCCTTAGCAATCCCCTCCCTCGGCTAATGCTGGCCCAGCTGGGCTGTGCCTCCAGGTGCAGAGGAAGATCCGGGAGGAACTGGATCAGAAGATCGGCTTTGAGAGACACCCCCAGCTCAGCGACAGGCAGCAGCTACCTTACCTGGAGGCCACTATCAGTGAGGTCCTGCGCATCCAGCCTGTCTCCCCTCTGCTGCTCCCACATGTGGCCCTTACGGACACCAGGTGAGACTT is a genomic window containing:
- the LOC119858827 gene encoding steroid 17-alpha-hydroxylase/17,20 lyase, whose product is MVPLLGVLLLVLALLSFWRLAKGKAEPKPKYPRSLPSLPIIGSLLHLTGNRQFHLLLHNLQKKYGSLYSLQMGSQYMVVVNHYLHAKEVLLKKGKTFAGRPHTVTTDILTRNGKDIAFATYSPHWKFLRKQVHASLSMFGKGTLALEKILCREAASLCETLSSLQDVLLDMAPELNRAVTNVVCSLCFNSCYRRGDPEFEAMLQYNQGIVDTVGQKSLVDIFPWLQIFPNKDLALLRSCIEVRDRLLQKKFKEHKEALGSDSANDLMDALLRTQLNMENNNSRLALPLELTDDHILMTVADIFGAGVETTSTVLKWAVLYLLHYPEVQRKIREELDQKIGFERHPQLSDRQQLPYLEATISEVLRIQPVSPLLLPHVALTDTSIGEYTIRKGAQVIINLWSLHHDKKEWDKPEEFNPGRFLDEEGNRMYSPSPSYLPFGAGSRVCLGEALAKMEIFLFLAWILQRFTLEVPPGQPLPALEGKFGVVLQVQQFKVKARLRAAWQDGV